From the Lytechinus variegatus isolate NC3 chromosome 5, Lvar_3.0, whole genome shotgun sequence genome, the window CTATGCAAGTGTGCAGGAGAGATTGTGGTTTGGAAGATGAACAGGAAAAGATTGAAAGACATTTGAACAACCCTCTCGACAAATATCTGGAGCGAACTGGTGATGAATTTTCAGAGAAGACCTTGGAAGAAATTACAAGGTGTATAATCTTATCATACATGCACATTGTTCCCCCCCTCCTTCTCTTCTTCCCCTCTCCTCCACTACTACTAGGACTAGGCTAGGCGGCACTAGATAAGCACTCACAAATTTATGCCTGCTTATAGATACACTGAGTGAGAATACACTAGGGCCTACACAAAACTAAGTGATAAAAAATGGAGCATTAATGTTtgtaatttatatatatgtatagaaATAATAGAATTACCTTGTTAAGATTTTTTCTAAACTTTTTGATGACTTGATTTGAAATCGATTGACCAAACTTTCTTAATTGTTTCCACTTTTACacttttatatcataatttcatattGTGATATTCTCAGTAGCGTACAGCCATACGCATgatttttaaggggggggggggtcaacctgaatgaaatgttgacaaGCGAAAAGGGTCTTCACCACCTATTTTAAGTTGTTTCCTAccccaaaaaattgacaagcaaaaacaaattttgaaatgtcttttCAAGGGGGGTTTAAGTTAATACCCCTGTAATCACCCCCTGCATACGCCACCTGTTTCTTCTTGAAATGTGATGTTTTCTACCAATTTGTCATCATTAATTTAAAGGGAAGTTAACCCTTACAAAaagttattgtaaaaatagcaagaaaatgatgaaaatattgcccaaggtttgagaaaaatccatcaaagaattcaaaagtaattagaatttttattatttgatttgtgacgtcacatgcaggcagcattcctacatgtactgtacattgtacatagcgaatggtaaaaaaatcaatgaaatgtcattttctgagaaaattgaaatggtttttactgtactttttgtatatcaatagacaaataattTTACTCCCGATCCTGAAAATAAAAcccaaatatatttcatcatgaaccataagaaaaaatgtaattcatgcattttatatggggcagctgctcttttatgacgtcacaaatccaaaacttaagatttttttctgctatttctacagcaaatttttcttcagggtgaacttcccctttaaattgcGACATTCTCATTAAATTCAATCTTAATTTCTCTTAAATTGCAGAGAACAAAAGAGAAAGATTGCTTCTTTAAAGCGAGCGAGAGCAGCGAGAGAATTCAGACAAGGACCGGAGAGGCGGACCTTATCCTGGGACACCATCCAGCAGATCCACTATCTGAGACAAGAGAACCCTGAGGATTGGTCAGTGGCCTCGCTGTCACAGAGCTTCAACGTTTCTGAAGAAGCCATCGCCAAGGTCCTGAAAAGCAAGTTCAGGCCTGACGCAAAGACCAGGCGGAAGCAAGACCTGGCTGCAGCAAAGACAACAGGCTATGTGACCGGTGGGACCAACCTGACACAGGCACCAGCCCTTGTGGCAAGGGATGATGCTATTAAAGAGTCAGGTGATATCAATGaaggaagagaaaataagcacgTACAAAACCCACATGCTTTTGGACACAACAAAGAATTGAGAAATACGCATCGTAAATCAGCTGTGTTTGAACATAATCAGTCACAGGAAAGTGCAGAGAATCATGGagtgaagaataaaaaacactGGGATGCCATTCCACCTCACACTCTGGATAAGAGGCaggaaaatgatgaaattcCAATCAATCCTGAAGTGGAGTATTCACTTGGCtctattgattttgagaacGTAGACAGCTTGATTGAACAAACGGAAGTCAAACTGAAACCTCAAGTCTTCAAGAAGGGCAGAAACTTCTACAATGAACACGGGGAGTTCTTGTACCGCATTTAGCAGGATTCACAGGCTGCACTTTGTACCAGCTTGAACCCCTGTGCTTGTTATTCCAAACAAATCAGATTTGCTGGAGAGACTACTATAAAAACTGGAAACCAGTGAAACTTGTGCATTGTTG encodes:
- the LOC121415586 gene encoding neugrin-like; translated protein: MLGNYWKNTSWKVLKTGWQSFQRNENAIGSVARFRPFRCRAVNDATSTRCSSGTAGSLGGVHIGSVAPSSGCLPGQTNFTNEDGKGIIARRFSGSMQVCRRDCGLEDEQEKIERHLNNPLDKYLERTGDEFSEKTLEEITREQKRKIASLKRARAAREFRQGPERRTLSWDTIQQIHYLRQENPEDWSVASLSQSFNVSEEAIAKVLKSKFRPDAKTRRKQDLAAAKTTGYVTGGTNLTQAPALVARDDAIKESGDINEGRENKHVQNPHAFGHNKELRNTHRKSAVFEHNQSQESAENHGVKNKKHWDAIPPHTLDKRQENDEIPINPEVEYSLGSIDFENVDSLIEQTEVKLKPQVFKKGRNFYNEHGEFLYRI